One window of Oryza brachyantha chromosome 12, ObraRS2, whole genome shotgun sequence genomic DNA carries:
- the LOC102709327 gene encoding probable histone H2A.1: MAGRGKAIGAGAAKKATSRSSKAGLQFPVGRIARFLKAGKYAERVGAGAPVYLAAVLEYLAAEVLELAGNAARDNKKTRIVPRHIQLAVRNDEELTKLLGGATIASGGVMPNIHQHLLPKKAASSKASSVDDDDN; this comes from the exons ATGGCGGGGCGCGGGAAGGCGATTGGCGCCGGGGCCGCCAAGAAGGCGACGTCGAGGAGCTCCAAGGCCGGGCTGCAGTTCCCCGTCGGGAGGATCGCCAGGTTCCTCAAGGCCGGCAAGTACGCCGagcgcgtcggcgccggcgcgcccgtctacctcgccgccgtcctcgagTACCTAGCCGCTGAG GTGCTGGAGCTCGCCGGGAACGCGGCGAGGGACAACAAGAAGACCCGCATCGTGCCGCGCCACATCCAGCTGGCGGTGCGCAACGATGAGGAGCTGACCAAGCTGCTTGGCGGCGCCACCATCGCCAGCGGCGGCGTGATGCCCAACATCCACCAGCACCTCCTACCCAAGAAGGCGGCGTCCTCCAAGGCCTCcagcgtcgacgacgacgacaactgA
- the LOC102709043 gene encoding putative disease resistance protein At3g14460, producing the protein MFDRYVEKEMIINLLLHDDEMSARKTYKMEMREPRDVQPKHIIEDAANLGDILHELKQNVFNQRFLIVFEDVHMEKKHILEEFMQSLSCSIQGSKIVVTASKKQVATLGTVQPINLKFLPFLEYWFFFKAHAFDSIDVEENPGLVEASKSIAMKMNGSFFGAKIIGSMIRRNPNLKFWFLASQNFIGG; encoded by the exons ATGTTCGACCGATATGTTGAAAAGGAGATGATCATCAACTTGTTGCTCCACGACGATGAGATGTCCGCTAGAAAG ACCTACAAGATGGAGATGCGTGAACCAAGAGATGTTCAACCTAAACATATCATTGAAGATGCTGCAAATTTGGGCGATATTTTACATGAACTGAAACAAAATGTCTTCAACCAAAGGTTCTTGATTGTGTTTGAGGATGTACACATGGAGAAGAAGCACATACTTGAGGAGTTCATGCAAAGCCTGAGTTGTAGCATACAAGGGAGCAAGATCGTAGTCACAGCCAGCAAGAAGCAAGTAGCAACATTAGGAACAGTACAACCAATCAATTTGAAGTTTTTGCCTTTCCTAGAGTATTGGTTCTTCTTCAAGGCACATGCATTCGACAGCATAGATGTCGAGGAGAACCCTGGGTTGGTGGAAGCAAGCAAATCAATAGCCATGAAGATGAATGGATCATTCTTTGGCGCGAAGATCATCGGGAGTATGATTAGAAGGAATccaaatctgaaattttggtttttggcGTCACAGAATTTTATTGGGGGCTGA